tctctccttccttccctcTCCATCATCCTCTCTTTCACTGACATTTCTGCAGACAATGCAGTCTCTCAGAAACACTGACTCCCTGCTCACAGTCACTACAGTTCACTGAGTTCGTACTAATACTCCAAATAACTAATtctcattaataaaaaaaacaaaaacaaacataaaatcagtcagctggtattgtgcacaaagcattattattattattattattattattattattattattattagaattaGAAGTAAGAGAAGCCCGCCAATCAGTAATGATAATTCAGTAACATCTCCTATCTACGAGTATTGTTCCAGCATTTTACAGAAATCAAACAAAGAAATGTAATGGATTAATGGGTGTGTTTTCTgagatggggtgggggtgggcagGTGTGTCCTGAGTTTAAAGGGTACCTGCAGTAAAATGTCTTAAAGGGGCAGAAACGtgacaaatacaaacacaaatcatGGTGATTAAAGACTCTCATGTCCGCTCTCTGCTCGCCTCCCCTGGCAGCGCACTGGCTGAATTCTCGGTGCCCACAGGTGTGGAGTCGGTCTTGGAGAAGAAGAACCCTGTCCCCTCGTCCTCCCTCGTGCTCTGGGACACGCAGACATGTGAGTAATCCGCCCGGGAGGgtccacacaaacaaacaccccCCTCCACAGCCCCATAGTCACTTCCCGTCGAATGTGCAGTTTGTGCTGAAATGTGAAACAGATTTGCCCACTGAAGTCCCTTCTTCCGGTCACTGGGCTGTTGTTCACACAGTGGTCACGCCAGCGCTAGTCCAGGTATTCAGTGACATGATGCCACGTCTCTCTTAGTCGTTTCTTGGAATGAGTGAAATTTGTTCCAAACTGTGTTGAACAGATCACAATGTGTGTATCttatagtataatatatatatacacacatagtgATGGCAGAGCGCCACAGGTACCCTTTAAAGAGGCAGGGAAAATGCTGCATGAATACAGCAGCTGCAAATGAGCTTCCGAACTGTCCTGTACACGCCTGATAAGACAGCTTAATTAGGTAATAGAGTAATTAAGAGAACAAGAGCCCCACTGAACTCCACTCCACTCAGCCAAGAGCACAGTTCAGACAGTAATAATACAGTTGTGCAGATATATGGATATGTCTTCTCATATGCAAAAATGTACCTAGTGTCATCTTCATTCCTTAATTGATTGTAGTTcttttttttagatttgtttCCTATTCCTTAAATAATCATTCTAGCTCTTATTCttgctctctctatatatatataatttaatgtcaAATTGTTATCTAGTGCGCACTGTTCTGACCCCTCAGCTGGAGAACAGTGTTGTCATGCAGGGGTgtgatgtcagtgtgtgtgtgtgagagagagagaatgtcagTGAGCATGAGTGTGTCagtaagtgtgagtgtgtcagtgagtgtgttagTGCGAGTGTGtcagggagtgtgtgtgagaaagcaTGTCAGTGAGCATGAGTGTGTCagtaagtgtgagtgtgtcagtgagtgtgttagCGTGAGTCTGtcagggagtgtgtgtgagagagaatgtcagtgtgtgtgtgtgggagggggggcTGCTCCATGCATACTTACTGACACTGTGAGGGAATCGCttgctctgtatgtgtgtgagtgagtgtgtgtgtggagagtaCAGAGTTTCCCAGTTGTGCAATTGAGTTAAGTGTTGAGAAGTGGGCTTCTTCCATTACTGCCACCCCTGCTGACACCTGTAGCCCACACAGGGGCCTGTTAGACTGGTGTTCTGAGTTCAGGAAAATGGGGAGGCTGGCTCCAGCTGTAGGCTTCTGGTAGAGGAGAGGGCGGGGTGTCTGGGCGAGAGGAAGAGTCACACAACATGGGAGAAAATCGacgcctctctctctcgttctctccctttccctctctctgtctctctttgtaATCCTCATTCAGTCCATCGGTACCTTCTGCTTCAACCGTTtaatcttcctcctcctcttcctcagggACAATAACAGCAGCACAGCCATGACAATGACAATCACAACCACAGTCACAATGACAACcacactcacaatcacaagCACAATGATAACTTCGCCCCCATGTCATTCCTCCAGCTTGCACAGAGACACAAGGGGCGTGGGggggttgtgtgtttgtttagtttgttacttgtgttttctgtgttgCTGCTCTGGAGTTGAAGAAAgaagagagtggagaggagtccagagcagtccagtccagtcagggaGATCATGGGATATTTGACCCATTGGAATCTCTTCTACATGGATACacacatgtgtttgtgtgtgcctgTGCGTGTGCACGTGCGTGCGTGTATGAGAAGGGAGGGGGTGTagaggggggcaggggcagTGGGACCAGGCACTGGGTGAGCAGTGGACAGTGTGTGCAGGCTCATGATGTCTGGGACTATATTCTATGTTTCTATTTTATCTGGGTTTTTTCCACGTCCTCTTCATTTGATTCCTTGTCTTTTCCCTTCTAGGCTGCGTTCTAGATCACATTCTCGTTCTAGATCACATTCTCGAACAGCTGCATGGAGCTCATGATGTTTTCATCCTGcagttgttggtggtggtgcaGAAAGAGAGGGGGTGGGAGGAGAGAAAAGGCTTTGGGTTCACATCTAATGTACATcttacacacactgactgatacactgactgactgtgaCCCGCCCCCGACCCCTGACCTCTCACCTTCTGGCAGGTCTCCATGAACTCATCGATGGTCACCACTCCATCCCGGTTCCGGTCCATTTTCTGGAAAGAGGTAAagagtgtagtgtgtgtagtgtgcagtgtgtagtgtgtgtactACGGTTGCACAGTACCTGAAAGAAGGTGTCCACGTGCTCGGAGGGGGCGTCATCCCGCAGGCTGGGGGACGTGTAGCGTCCCATCATGTCATAGATGGACCGCATGATGGCCAGCATCTCCTGCAGCACAGCACCAACGCAACACCAGTGGACAGGTCAGCACAtagcagtgacacacacacacatacacacacacacagcattaacacacagaATTAACACATACACCATACtaaacacacacccacagaattaatatacacaccatattaacatatacacacagaatTAACTTCCACACCATATTATCATACACACCATattgatatacacacacagaattaACATACACTCATAGAAACACTCACAGAATTAAGACACAAAGTATAAACACACATTAATACACGTGACCAACATAATAATAGCATaacacactaaaataaataacacatattACAGCACTAATGtacaaaattaacaaatacaataatatcacacacacacacagtaatacacacaaTGTATCACAGCGCAGGCACACACAGGATAAGTACGCACAGCAGTAACATACAAAATAACACCACCAATCAATAATACACAATTGCAagctaaaatacacacacacctagacCCAcatccagcacacacacacacagacacaccaccCCCCGACCTCTCTGGTGATGTAGCCGTCCTTGTTGATGTCATACAGGTTAAAGGCCCAGTTCAGCTTCTCAGTCACCGTCCCTCTGAGCAGCACCGACAGACCAATCACAAAGTCCTGCAGCAGAGGGGGCGGGGCAACAGCAACATCAGCCACTGAGTCGAACCCTAACCCTGGGATGCCCGGTCCCCTGGATTTGTGTCCAAAACGTCCTCTCAGTGATTCAAATGTACTTTCAATTGAACGCATCAGTGTTTTCGCATGTTTAAAACTAGGGAGATGTCAAGTGAAATAGTAGAAATTACAATACACAAACAAGGACAGGCGTTACCCTGACACACCCGACCCCGTGCAGTAACTCACACAGCGACACTCAGTGGGATGTGCTCATTTTGGATGTGCAGAGTCAGCGTGTCTCTCCAGCTCACTTCTAATATAGGTGATACTGGCAAAGCTTTATTTGATCTTAGTCTGCTGACATTTTCAGGATTGCATAAAGTCAAAAGAAGAAGATATTTAAACGCGGTACTCAAgccattaaaatgaaaacagtatGGAGACTGTGAGGAGACGGCGAGGGGAGGGAGCACAGCGCAGGGTCACAGGGCTCCAAGGCTTTGCAAAGCTTTCACAACAGAGAACAAGGTTGCTGGTGTTCTGAGAATTCacctttaaataataataataataacaggaacAATAGTAATAACCAGACCAAATACATCGCTTTGTTTTGCTGGAGTGTCGTGTTACAACCGTGCTGGTTACTATGGGATCCTAAGCAGAGAAAGAATTTGCAGTACACTGTAAAACACGCTGCTGTGTTCACAGCAcgctacaccacactacactctCTGTCTTTACACCACAATACAGATGTGTACATTTGACTGTGTTTGCAATGTGCTGTAATACCACGTGCTGTATTATAGTGTGTTTACACTGCGCTGTATTAGACAGCACACAGGGCTGACAGCACActatatttaacaaaaatagACTTACACTACATAGATACATAATGACATGTAACTACATGCTGCTATAGTGAAGTAAAAGCTTAGTACCATCCTGTCCCCAACGCCCCACCCAGGAGGCACAGCAGGAAAATCACCCAGGAAATGTGATTTTTCACAGGGTGGGAGACTGGAGATTGATACAAAACAGTGTAGTAGTAATGCTGACACCACACTGTATAGAAtatcttatatatatttgtgtgtaagACAATTATAAGACGAGGCCTCAATTCCAAACTGTCGCCATAGGGGCACAGGAGGGTACCAGTCCCGCAGCATGGGGGGGTCACACACAACCCAAGGCGCAGTGGGAGGCAGACTGAGCACCATGTGCTGACACAACAGGGAGGCCCCAAATAACAGCAAGCTGCCCCAGACGGCACTGCAGTGCACCGCGTCTGCGAGGATCTGCAGGTAACGCCGAGGCCAATGACTCACACTGCAGGCAGCGGAGGAGCTATTCTCAACTCCTGGAGCCCTGGGTGGAGTAAGAAGCAAGATCCAGAGCTATAGCCACACCCGAGGACTATAGCCGAGCACCTTTCACAGCAGGGATCTGGGCGGGAATCCAGAGACTCGACCAGgccttgcattttttttctggatCGTTTGCTGTATTGTCTTGTTCGTGTTTATCATTAGTTACGTGTTGAGATTAGGGACCTGTTTACTGTGTTTAGTATAGGCTCAGTCTCCCACTCCCACAGCGTGGACACAGTTGTCTGAGGGCAGGGGGTCTCTGGTATCAGTAGCATAACACAAGGTTGGTGAGGAGACGGTTTGTCTACCAGTCTTGTATCAACAGCATATCAAAAGTTCTTGATAAGATGAGTAAGGAGACAGATTGCCTAACATGCTTTTAGGAGGGGTGAGAAAATCCCCTCTGAGTGGTGTGGGTGTGGGAACCAGAGCCACTACCCTGGAATGTGGGAGGGGGGGCTCCATTGTCACTTTGTATGGTCATAGGTGGCTGCCATTGGCTACTCTGAGGGGTGGGGTGATCAGTCAGGAAGGCGGAGTTGGACAGGGGTTCAAATCATAAAAGACTGACTATTCAATCAAGTCTTTGTATCAGTTTTGCCTTTGCTGTACTTGTATTCTGTgatctgtattattttcttcatgaataaatgtaattgtgtgTTCTTACACGCAGGGACAACAGAccctgagagacagacactcaGATAGACATGGACAGACAGAgaaaacagacacagagagacactccagtgcacacacacagaaagacacatGCTGGacaaaggcagagagagagacagaggaagagttggggtccctctccctctcccctctctctcttccacaccctctccctctccctctctctctctccctccctctctccttctctctcaccctctcaccTCGAAACGGATGGAGCCGCTGCGATCGATGTCAAAAGCGTTGAACAGGAAGTGGGCATACGTTGTGGCgtctggagagagggagagagaaaaagggagaGGGCAGGgttatttacagtttttttttctgtgtctccctgtcagtctgtctgttttctttgtCGGTGTGTCCATTGAACTGTCAGTCTCTAAttttctctgtgtctgtctgtctgtctttttcgGTCTGTGATT
This DNA window, taken from Amia ocellicauda isolate fAmiCal2 chromosome 9, fAmiCal2.hap1, whole genome shotgun sequence, encodes the following:
- the kcnip3a gene encoding Kv channel interacting protein 3a, calsenilin, whose amino-acid sequence is MGIQGMELFAVGVVIILFVAVLKQFGILEPMSMEDSSDSDLELSTVRHQPEGLEQLQAQTKFTKRELQSLYRGFKNECPSGLVDEETFKMIYSQFFPQGDATTYAHFLFNAFDIDRSGSIRFEDFVIGLSVLLRGTVTEKLNWAFNLYDINKDGYITREEMLAIMRSIYDMMGRYTSPSLRDDAPSEHVDTFFQKMDRNRDGVVTIDEFMETCQKDENIMSSMQLFENVI